A genomic stretch from Candidatus Hydrogenisulfobacillus filiaventi includes:
- a CDS encoding protein of unknown function (Evidence 5 : Unknown function) has product MSESITAILGLAQETIEHVTQQADRWIVTVQPPAPGPALQPLAG; this is encoded by the coding sequence ATGTCCGAGTCTATCACAGCCATCCTGGGTCTGGCACAGGAGACCATCGAGCACGTCACGCAGCAGGCCGATCGGTGGATCGTCACGGTGCAGCCGCCGGCGCCCGGGCCCGCTCTACAGCCGCTGGCGGGGTAG
- a CDS encoding Glycosyl transferase family 1, with product MLKGQDIICISSADWDAPLWTNKQHLMSRLAENNRVLYVESVGLRTPTLAPHDRARLARRLKHYFAGPRRVIPNLYVFSPLLVPYYAERRVREINNRLLRREVQRAARRLGMRRPILWSYVPNAYALVGHLDEQLVVYHCVDDLASITGVPSRAVAEMEEHFLGMADAVLTTSKALYEARKGKNPHTFYFSNVADAEHFGKALKPETPVAPAVAALPRPVAGYVGALDAYKVDFPFLAEVARLLPDWSFALVGPVGQGQPSTDLGDLAGLPNVHLLGAVPYREVPAYLKGMDVALIPHRLSDYTTASFPMKLYEYLAAGRPVVATPLPAIRDISLVRFADTPAAFAAAVRAARATDNPEAVQARVEEAQGHTWEERIRSFDEVLERVAQAVASRR from the coding sequence TTGCTAAAAGGGCAGGACATCATTTGTATCTCGTCCGCGGACTGGGACGCACCGCTTTGGACCAACAAGCAGCACCTTATGTCGCGCCTGGCCGAGAACAACCGGGTGCTGTATGTGGAATCGGTAGGCCTGCGCACGCCTACCCTGGCCCCGCACGACCGCGCCCGCCTGGCCCGCCGGCTGAAGCACTATTTCGCCGGCCCCCGCCGCGTCATTCCCAACCTCTACGTGTTCTCCCCCCTGCTGGTGCCGTATTACGCCGAGCGGCGAGTGCGGGAGATTAACAACCGCCTGCTGCGGCGGGAGGTGCAGCGGGCAGCCCGGCGTCTGGGCATGCGGCGTCCCATTCTCTGGAGCTACGTACCCAACGCCTACGCCCTGGTGGGTCACCTCGACGAACAACTGGTGGTCTATCACTGCGTGGACGACCTGGCCAGCATCACCGGCGTCCCCAGCCGGGCGGTGGCGGAGATGGAGGAGCACTTCCTAGGGATGGCGGACGCGGTGCTCACCACCTCCAAGGCCCTCTATGAGGCCCGCAAGGGCAAGAACCCCCATACCTTCTATTTCTCCAACGTGGCCGACGCCGAGCACTTCGGCAAGGCCCTCAAACCAGAGACGCCCGTGGCTCCGGCGGTGGCCGCCCTACCCCGGCCGGTGGCCGGCTACGTGGGGGCCCTCGACGCCTACAAGGTGGACTTCCCCTTCCTGGCCGAGGTGGCACGCCTGCTGCCCGACTGGTCCTTTGCCCTGGTCGGCCCGGTGGGCCAGGGGCAGCCCTCCACCGACCTCGGCGACCTGGCCGGCCTGCCCAACGTCCACCTGCTGGGGGCGGTGCCCTACCGGGAGGTGCCCGCCTACCTCAAGGGCATGGACGTCGCCCTCATCCCTCACCGCCTTTCCGACTACACCACCGCCAGCTTCCCTATGAAGCTCTACGAATACCTGGCGGCCGGCCGGCCCGTCGTGGCCACCCCTCTGCCCGCCATCCGCGACATCAGCCTGGTGCGCTTCGCCGACACGCCCGCAGCCTTCGCCGCCGCTGTGCGCGCTGCCCGCGCGACGGACAATCCGGAAGCGGTGCAGGCGCGGGTGGAAGAAGCTCAAGGCCATACCTGGGAGGAACGGATTCGGAGTTTTGATGAGGTATTGGAGCGCGTGGCTCAAGCAGTCGCTTCCCGGCGCTGA
- a CDS encoding putative D-inositol 3-phosphate glycosyltransferase (Evidence 3 : Putative function from multiple computational evidences), with product MRIVHITNDLDGGGVQTYLLRLLPALQSRGHQVHLVLVSGRGRLLAKLTAQGIPWTYLPAVGRMGSLKWPRPAAVAALAHRLRALHPDVVHTHLFLGNTVGRLAALRAGVPVVLATEHSSYFGKRWAARRLDRTLALRTTGVVAVSQWVADFTARQEGIPRDRFHVLPHGVDLPPRVPPRPGRGRVGLVGRLHPDKGGDLFLAAMARVMAEDPAVTAVVAGDGPAGPALRAAARRLGIAGRVEWAGWVEDPARLWGGLDLVVLPSRREGFGLAALEAMAWGRPLVAADIPAFREITAGGRWARLVPLPPAAGVAAWAEAIRTALRVPPADPDGVRRHVATYYTFDQHLSGLERLYRELSAPAGRQAGGGRSSGC from the coding sequence GTGCGTATCGTGCACATTACCAACGACCTGGACGGGGGCGGAGTGCAGACCTACCTGCTGCGCCTGCTGCCGGCGCTGCAGAGCCGGGGGCACCAGGTGCACCTGGTGCTGGTGAGCGGGCGCGGACGGCTGCTGGCGAAGCTGACGGCGCAGGGGATCCCCTGGACCTACCTGCCCGCCGTCGGCCGGATGGGGAGCCTCAAGTGGCCGCGGCCGGCGGCCGTGGCGGCCCTGGCCCACCGGCTGCGGGCGCTCCACCCCGATGTGGTCCACACCCACCTCTTCCTCGGCAATACGGTCGGACGCCTGGCGGCGTTACGGGCGGGCGTGCCGGTCGTGCTGGCCACCGAGCATTCCAGCTACTTCGGCAAGCGCTGGGCCGCCCGCCGTCTGGACCGGACCCTGGCCCTGCGGACCACGGGGGTGGTGGCGGTTTCGCAGTGGGTGGCGGATTTCACCGCCCGCCAGGAGGGCATCCCCCGGGATCGCTTCCACGTGCTACCGCACGGCGTGGACCTCCCGCCCCGGGTCCCGCCCCGGCCCGGGCGCGGCCGGGTGGGCCTGGTGGGGCGGCTGCATCCCGACAAGGGCGGGGACCTGTTCCTGGCCGCGATGGCCCGGGTGATGGCGGAGGACCCCGCCGTGACGGCGGTAGTGGCGGGGGACGGACCCGCCGGGCCCGCCCTGCGGGCGGCCGCCCGCCGACTCGGCATCGCCGGGCGGGTGGAGTGGGCGGGCTGGGTGGAGGACCCCGCCCGGTTGTGGGGCGGGCTTGACCTGGTGGTGCTGCCCTCCCGCCGGGAGGGCTTCGGGCTGGCCGCCCTGGAGGCGATGGCCTGGGGCCGGCCGCTGGTAGCGGCCGACATCCCTGCCTTCCGAGAGATCACGGCCGGCGGACGGTGGGCCCGGCTGGTGCCGCTGCCACCAGCGGCAGGGGTCGCGGCCTGGGCGGAGGCCATCCGCACAGCGCTCCGGGTCCCTCCGGCCGACCCCGACGGGGTGCGAAGGCATGTGGCGACGTATTATACTTTTGATCAACATCTTTCGGGCCTGGAACGCCTGTATCGGGAGCTGTCGGCGCCGGCGGGGCGGCAGGCCGGCGGCGGAAGGAGCAGCGGTTGCTAA
- a CDS encoding Bac_transf domain-containing protein yields MWRKAWTTKWDELAVLVDSGAAYLAYVLAVHFYLTVLNPRVATVQLVTYYFNFAFVILVSSWLALKLNFKGYSRRWNQLPAEMSMLFVANLEAGVALALLIFAMKATWFSRVIFLLYPATAFGLQTLLHAAIKVSLSRFRVAGKDQRRLVVLGHPNRVAVFAHTVRVVPEAGMQVVEEMPLPLGDDRAGEEALRRLRQVLAEQVVDTVVVALPVSDEVMVGALNLARRQGKEVRMVLDEIGALARDSRLYDFYGNSVLAVPASVSHQGPGAVVKRVMDVVLASLGIVVTLPVMILVALAIKLTDPAGPVLFVQERVGLNGRRFPCLKFRTMVPGAERLKAQLAHLNIMSGPVFKIPDDPRVTPIGRFLRKTSLDELPQLFNVLAGHMSLVGPRPALPEEVAQYGDDYRKRLSVRPGLTCLWQVSGRNQVDFQEWMRLDMEYIDSWSLGLDLKILAKTIPAVLAQRGAH; encoded by the coding sequence ATGTGGAGAAAGGCCTGGACCACCAAGTGGGACGAACTGGCGGTGCTGGTGGATTCGGGCGCGGCCTACCTGGCCTATGTGCTCGCGGTTCACTTCTACCTCACGGTCCTGAATCCCCGCGTCGCCACCGTACAGCTGGTTACATACTATTTCAACTTTGCCTTCGTGATCCTGGTCTCCTCCTGGCTGGCGCTCAAGCTCAACTTTAAAGGTTACAGCCGGCGCTGGAACCAGTTGCCGGCGGAAATGTCCATGCTGTTTGTGGCCAACCTGGAGGCCGGGGTGGCGCTGGCACTCCTCATCTTCGCCATGAAGGCCACCTGGTTCTCGCGCGTGATCTTCCTCCTCTACCCCGCCACTGCCTTCGGCCTGCAGACCCTGCTGCATGCCGCCATCAAGGTCAGCCTCAGCCGGTTCCGGGTGGCGGGCAAGGACCAGCGGCGGCTGGTGGTGCTGGGCCATCCCAACCGGGTGGCGGTGTTCGCGCATACCGTGCGGGTAGTGCCCGAAGCAGGTATGCAGGTGGTGGAGGAGATGCCGCTGCCGCTGGGGGACGACCGCGCTGGGGAGGAGGCCCTGCGCCGGCTCCGCCAAGTGCTGGCGGAGCAGGTAGTGGACACGGTGGTGGTGGCGCTGCCGGTCAGCGACGAGGTGATGGTGGGGGCCCTCAACCTGGCCCGCCGCCAGGGCAAGGAAGTGCGCATGGTGCTGGACGAGATCGGGGCCCTGGCCCGCGACTCCCGCCTCTACGACTTCTACGGCAACTCGGTGCTGGCCGTGCCGGCCTCCGTCTCCCACCAGGGGCCGGGGGCGGTGGTCAAGCGGGTCATGGACGTGGTCCTGGCCAGCCTGGGCATCGTGGTCACCCTGCCGGTGATGATCCTGGTGGCCCTGGCCATCAAGCTGACCGACCCCGCCGGGCCGGTGCTGTTCGTGCAGGAGCGCGTGGGCCTGAACGGCCGGCGCTTCCCCTGCCTCAAGTTCCGCACCATGGTGCCGGGGGCGGAGCGGCTGAAGGCCCAGCTGGCCCACCTCAACATCATGTCGGGGCCGGTGTTTAAGATCCCGGACGACCCCCGCGTCACCCCCATCGGCCGTTTCCTGCGCAAGACCAGCCTGGACGAGCTGCCCCAGCTGTTCAATGTGCTGGCCGGCCACATGAGCCTGGTGGGCCCGCGCCCGGCCCTGCCCGAGGAAGTCGCCCAATATGGGGACGACTACCGGAAACGGTTGTCGGTGCGGCCGGGGCTGACCTGCCTCTGGCAGGTCTCGGGGCGCAACCAGGTTGACTTTCAGGAGTGGATGCGCCTGGACATGGAGTATATCGACAGCTGGTCGCTGGGGCTGGACCTGAAGATCCTGGCCAAGACCATCCCCGCCGTGTTGGCCCAGCGCGGGGCTCATTAG
- a CDS encoding conserved protein of unknown function (Evidence 4 : Unknown function but conserved in other organisms) — protein MDGVELVASPGETPEGLWGWFSHPRRGLLSVLVPRTLWRLAGRRDPFTSPPRLLEELGRRALARAAVAGDVSDPVVVTAADLPGGSPFDPAWAAQLHCCPHCGAALPPGEVAEGLQNALAPDEAGETEVRVFCPACRQTGRFRLSPWGLVDGG, from the coding sequence ATGGACGGGGTGGAACTGGTGGCCTCCCCCGGGGAGACCCCGGAGGGGCTGTGGGGCTGGTTTTCCCACCCCCGCCGCGGGCTGTTGTCGGTGCTGGTGCCGCGGACCCTCTGGCGGCTGGCCGGCCGCCGGGACCCGTTCACCAGCCCGCCGCGCCTGCTGGAGGAGTTGGGGCGGCGGGCGCTGGCCCGGGCTGCGGTCGCGGGCGACGTGTCCGACCCGGTGGTGGTGACGGCCGCCGACCTGCCCGGGGGTTCCCCCTTTGACCCGGCCTGGGCGGCACAGCTGCACTGCTGCCCGCATTGCGGGGCCGCCCTGCCCCCCGGGGAGGTGGCCGAAGGGCTGCAGAACGCCCTGGCACCGGACGAGGCGGGGGAGACCGAAGTGCGGGTCTTCTGTCCCGCCTGCCGCCAGACGGGGCGGTTCCGGTTGAGTCCCTGGGGACTGGTCGACGGGGGCTAG
- a CDS encoding protein of unknown function (Evidence 5 : Unknown function), which translates to MIRGRWPRRLVRRLTLVGATGGLSAYAGEPIPRSHLLLLASGVLLFLWMTWASGGPRRLRANAAFAFYVGLSLSSILIILLSPGRWWRRPRG; encoded by the coding sequence ATGATACGGGGGCGTTGGCCGCGGCGCCTGGTCCGGCGGCTGACCCTGGTGGGGGCGACCGGCGGGCTCTCGGCCTATGCCGGGGAGCCCATCCCCCGTTCCCACCTCCTGCTCCTGGCCTCGGGGGTCCTCCTCTTCCTCTGGATGACGTGGGCCAGCGGCGGCCCCCGGCGCTTGCGGGCCAACGCCGCCTTTGCCTTTTATGTAGGCCTCTCCCTGAGCTCCATCCTCATCATCCTCCTCTCCCCCGGCCGCTGGTGGCGGCGGCCGCGGGGTTGA
- a CDS encoding Homoserine dehydrogenase, which translates to MATTQVAVAGLGRVGGRFLEALLEAGVTVAAVAQPGDTPGKAFARAHGIPVMEDALDLLELPEVEVLFDLTGSEAVRRRLRERLAARGDTRVVVAPESVARLVWQLVAGDRRWPELHSDRY; encoded by the coding sequence ATGGCGACGACACAGGTGGCGGTGGCGGGCCTGGGCCGCGTGGGCGGGCGGTTCCTGGAGGCCCTGCTGGAGGCGGGTGTGACCGTGGCAGCAGTGGCGCAGCCGGGGGACACACCCGGCAAGGCCTTCGCCCGCGCGCACGGCATTCCGGTGATGGAGGACGCCCTCGACCTCCTGGAGCTGCCGGAGGTGGAGGTGCTGTTCGACCTCACCGGCTCGGAGGCGGTGCGCCGGCGTCTGCGCGAGCGGCTGGCCGCGCGGGGGGACACGCGGGTGGTGGTGGCCCCGGAAAGCGTGGCCCGGCTGGTATGGCAACTGGTGGCGGGCGATCGCCGCTGGCCGGAGCTCCATTCCGACCGCTACTGA
- a CDS encoding Peptidase M61, whose protein sequence is MEQPTIRYTVRFLDPGRHVYDLTLTVEHLPAGLHQLSLPVWTPGSYEVRDFARNLFDLSAASPEGPVPLTQVRKNVWSFTLQEAVERLEVRWRVWAFKLGVSASHLDATHAYWNGAQLFLLLDDYKELPVTVHIEAPPGWRVSTGLEPGGQEAFTYTAPNYDVLLDCPVEVGTHPAWSFEVDGKTHTVAVWGHGNEDQTRLVGDIERIVRAHKELFGSLPYEHYTLILHLTDKNLGGLEHLNSTTCGVNRFLFKPRKNYRRVLDLISHEFFHLWNVKRIRPEMLGPFDYNQEVYTHLLWAMEGFTDYYGSLALARSGLWTVKEYLNTLGDRIKAYEKLPGRFVQSLSDASFETWQKFYKPDPDSPNRTISYYLKGELVGLCLDLEIRRRTQGRASLDDVLRRLYERYAAKGIGFPEQVYQETVEEVGESSFADFFRSYIDGTDPLPVDRYLETVGIQVQRGYEPEEKENGGGEGDQLSGSPPAWLGIETRLEDQTRLMVRTAYDPGPSADLLYPEDEIVALNGFRIQGATELADRLKRDFAPGDTALVALFRRGELLTVPVVLGAAPPTKVKLSPLPEPSEEQKARFAEWMKTPWPERL, encoded by the coding sequence GTGGAACAGCCGACAATCCGGTATACGGTCCGCTTCCTTGACCCCGGCCGACATGTCTATGACCTGACCCTGACCGTGGAGCACCTGCCGGCCGGGCTCCATCAGCTGAGCCTGCCGGTCTGGACGCCGGGTTCCTATGAGGTGCGGGACTTTGCCCGCAACCTCTTCGACCTGTCGGCCGCCTCCCCGGAGGGACCGGTTCCCCTCACCCAGGTGCGCAAGAACGTGTGGAGCTTTACCCTCCAGGAAGCGGTCGAACGCCTGGAGGTGCGCTGGCGGGTCTGGGCCTTCAAGCTGGGGGTGAGCGCCAGCCACCTGGACGCCACCCATGCCTACTGGAACGGGGCGCAGCTCTTCCTGCTGCTGGACGACTACAAGGAGCTGCCGGTGACGGTGCACATCGAGGCCCCGCCCGGCTGGCGGGTGTCCACCGGGCTCGAACCCGGCGGGCAGGAGGCCTTCACCTATACCGCCCCCAACTACGATGTGCTGCTCGACTGCCCGGTCGAGGTCGGCACCCACCCTGCCTGGAGCTTCGAGGTGGACGGCAAGACCCACACGGTGGCGGTCTGGGGCCATGGCAATGAGGACCAGACCCGGCTGGTGGGGGACATCGAGCGCATCGTGCGCGCCCACAAGGAGCTGTTCGGGTCGCTGCCCTATGAGCACTACACCCTCATCCTGCACCTGACCGACAAAAACCTGGGCGGGCTGGAGCACCTCAACTCCACCACCTGCGGGGTCAACCGCTTCCTGTTCAAGCCCCGCAAGAACTACCGCCGGGTGCTCGACCTCATCTCCCACGAATTCTTCCATCTCTGGAATGTGAAGCGCATCCGGCCGGAGATGCTGGGGCCCTTCGACTACAACCAGGAGGTCTACACCCACCTGCTTTGGGCCATGGAAGGCTTCACCGACTACTACGGCTCCCTGGCGCTGGCCCGCAGCGGGCTGTGGACGGTGAAGGAATACCTCAACACCCTGGGCGACCGCATCAAGGCCTATGAGAAGCTGCCGGGCCGGTTCGTGCAGAGCCTGTCCGACGCCAGTTTCGAGACCTGGCAGAAGTTCTACAAGCCCGACCCTGACAGCCCTAACCGCACCATCTCCTACTACCTCAAAGGGGAACTGGTCGGCTTGTGCCTGGACCTGGAGATCCGGCGGCGCACCCAGGGCCGGGCCTCCCTGGACGACGTCCTCCGCCGCCTGTATGAGCGCTACGCCGCCAAGGGGATCGGCTTCCCGGAGCAGGTATACCAGGAAACGGTGGAGGAGGTGGGGGAAAGCTCCTTTGCCGACTTCTTCCGCAGCTATATCGACGGCACAGACCCTCTGCCGGTCGACCGCTACCTGGAGACGGTGGGCATCCAGGTGCAGCGCGGCTACGAGCCGGAGGAGAAGGAGAACGGGGGCGGCGAGGGCGACCAGCTGAGCGGGTCCCCGCCGGCCTGGCTAGGCATTGAGACCCGGTTGGAGGACCAGACCCGGTTGATGGTGCGGACGGCCTACGACCCCGGCCCTTCGGCCGACCTCCTCTACCCGGAGGATGAGATCGTGGCCTTGAACGGCTTCCGGATTCAGGGAGCTACCGAACTGGCCGACCGCCTGAAGCGCGACTTCGCCCCCGGCGACACCGCCCTGGTGGCGCTCTTCCGGCGGGGGGAGCTTTTGACCGTGCCGGTGGTGCTGGGCGCGGCCCCGCCCACCAAGGTCAAGCTGAGCCCGCTGCCCGAGCCCAGCGAGGAGCAGAAGGCGCGCTTTGCAGAGTGGATGAAGACCCCCTGGCCGGAACGGCTCTAG
- a CDS encoding putative GGDEF domain-containing protein (Evidence 3 : Putative function from multiple computational evidences): MADPPGRTRWETLLDWSDAEQSGLAAALDGRWPQLADRFAELVTTFIAAHPPARALVERHLTLEEHAARVRAHVAALAEDPRSPAAACRSRNLGLALVRAGVRPSWFLAAYQRFFAAVHECALPVPLDLLRRRWQWDSLTAVDAYFTELQTVWAEERGRWQDTLRTWQEEALTDPLTGLANRRAAERWPAFGREHPGLRAALVLLDLDGFKAVNDRYGHLTGDQVLRRVAAGLAAGVRRGDAVARLGGDEFCLWLPGIRSPVQAWARLRALRARLPLSLWGLDVSAGLAWFPEQGTRFETLYHAADEALYRIKQHGKRGLAVAGVERFYRWEAGAGPPPAPGP; encoded by the coding sequence ATGGCGGACCCCCCCGGAAGGACGCGCTGGGAGACCCTGCTGGACTGGTCGGATGCCGAACAGTCCGGGCTGGCCGCGGCGCTCGACGGCCGCTGGCCGCAGCTGGCCGATCGGTTTGCGGAGCTGGTCACGACCTTCATTGCCGCCCATCCCCCTGCCCGGGCGTTAGTGGAACGCCATCTCACCCTGGAGGAGCACGCGGCCCGGGTGCGGGCGCATGTGGCCGCCCTGGCTGAAGACCCCCGCTCGCCGGCAGCGGCCTGCCGCAGCCGGAACCTGGGTCTGGCCCTGGTGCGGGCCGGGGTGCGGCCTTCCTGGTTCCTGGCCGCCTATCAGCGCTTCTTTGCGGCCGTCCATGAGTGCGCACTGCCGGTACCCCTGGACCTCCTGCGCCGGCGTTGGCAGTGGGACTCCCTGACGGCGGTCGACGCCTATTTCACCGAGCTGCAGACGGTATGGGCGGAAGAGCGCGGACGCTGGCAGGACACCCTCCGCACCTGGCAGGAGGAGGCGCTGACCGACCCCCTCACCGGCCTCGCCAACCGGCGGGCGGCGGAGCGATGGCCCGCCTTCGGGAGGGAACATCCCGGGCTGCGGGCGGCATTGGTATTGTTGGACCTGGACGGCTTCAAGGCGGTCAACGACCGCTATGGCCACCTTACCGGGGACCAGGTGCTGCGGCGGGTGGCGGCCGGCCTGGCGGCCGGGGTGCGGCGCGGGGACGCGGTGGCACGCCTGGGCGGGGATGAGTTCTGCCTGTGGCTGCCCGGGATCCGCAGCCCCGTGCAGGCCTGGGCGCGGCTGCGGGCCCTGCGGGCCCGGTTGCCGCTAAGCCTGTGGGGACTCGATGTCTCCGCCGGCCTGGCCTGGTTCCCGGAGCAGGGCACCCGCTTCGAAACCCTGTATCATGCGGCCGACGAAGCCTTGTACCGCATCAAGCAGCACGGCAAGCGGGGGCTGGCGGTGGCAGGGGTGGAGCGCTTCTACCGCTGGGAGGCCGGAGCCGGCCCGCCGCCCGCGCCCGGTCCCTAA
- a CDS encoding conserved protein of unknown function (Evidence 4 : Unknown function but conserved in other organisms) has protein sequence MAGLAYLLGVVSGLVVLLLEPRDRFVRFAALESILLSVAVAHHPPGSAVVAVWLVCMVRAFQGRTVRRPFPAEWADRWAGPAF, from the coding sequence ATGGCCGGCCTGGCCTACCTGCTCGGAGTTGTCAGCGGGCTGGTCGTCCTGCTGCTCGAGCCCCGGGACCGTTTTGTGCGCTTTGCCGCCCTGGAGTCCATCCTGCTTTCGGTGGCTGTCGCTCACCACCCTCCTGGGTCTGCGGTGGTGGCGGTCTGGCTGGTGTGCATGGTGCGGGCCTTCCAGGGGCGGACCGTGCGCCGGCCGTTCCCGGCTGAGTGGGCGGACCGCTGGGCGGGGCCGGCGTTCTGA